A single genomic interval of Mucilaginibacter boryungensis harbors:
- a CDS encoding division/cell wall cluster transcriptional repressor MraZ — MSYFFGDYSCKLDVKSRLTLPSALKQQLPGAGKEPLMIARGFEKYLIIYTKKEWELKLEELLKLNQYERENQQFIRHFTRGATEIEPDAAGRVLLPKLLCDHAGIDAQNANEIIISCQINKIEVWEKSAYDAMLANEPADFAALAERVMGSKGKGAGNE; from the coding sequence ATGTCATACTTTTTCGGCGATTATTCATGTAAGCTGGATGTCAAATCACGATTGACACTCCCTTCTGCGCTTAAGCAGCAGCTTCCTGGCGCCGGTAAAGAGCCGCTGATGATCGCGCGCGGATTTGAGAAGTATCTAATCATTTATACCAAAAAAGAATGGGAGCTGAAACTGGAAGAGTTGTTAAAACTTAACCAGTACGAGCGTGAAAACCAGCAGTTTATCCGCCATTTTACGCGGGGCGCTACCGAGATTGAACCTGATGCTGCCGGCCGTGTGTTGTTGCCAAAGTTATTGTGCGACCATGCGGGTATCGATGCGCAAAACGCTAACGAGATCATCATTAGCTGCCAGATAAATAAAATAGAGGTTTGGGAAAAATCTGCTTATGATGCTATGCTAGCAAATGAGCCTGCAGATTTCGCTGCACTGGCCGAACGTGTAATGGGCAGCAAAGGAAAGGGGGCAGGTAATGAGTAA
- a CDS encoding UDP-N-acetylmuramoyl-L-alanyl-D-glutamate--2,6-diaminopimelate ligase → MKYLSELLEGLPFTELQGSADVEITCVVFDSRKVVPGCLFVAVKGTAVDGHDFIEQAVKDGAVAVICEDLPGHTADGADFLMVQNSAVALGIVAANFYGNPSNQLKLVGVTGTNGKTTIATLLYKLFRDLGYKCGLLSTVENQINGKVTPATHTTPDPVALNSLLADMVAQGCDYCFMEVSSHAIAQHRIEGLTFSGGIFSNLTHDHLDYHKTFDAYLKAKKMFFDTLPKSAFALTNVDDKNGNVMLQNTKAHKKSYGLKNMADYKVKILENGFNGLLLNIDGEEVWFKLVGNFNAYNLLAVYAAAMLLEQDKSKVLISLSKLSGAEGRFDALVSPNKVIGIVDYAHTPDAVQNVLTTIHDLRKGTEQVITIIGCGGDRDRTKRPVMAAMACEWSDKVILTSDNPRSEDPAEIIKEMEAGVNATNRKKTISIVDRREAIKTACHLAQPGDIILVAGKGHEKYQEIKGVRNHFDDREELQEQFKLMNE, encoded by the coding sequence ATGAAGTATTTAAGTGAGTTACTGGAAGGTTTACCATTTACCGAACTGCAAGGCAGTGCCGATGTGGAGATAACGTGCGTGGTTTTTGATTCTCGTAAGGTGGTGCCCGGGTGTTTATTTGTAGCTGTAAAGGGCACAGCAGTTGACGGACATGACTTTATTGAGCAGGCGGTAAAGGACGGCGCTGTTGCTGTTATATGTGAAGACCTGCCGGGCCATACAGCTGATGGCGCGGACTTTTTAATGGTACAAAATTCAGCCGTTGCACTGGGTATTGTAGCTGCTAATTTTTACGGTAACCCGTCCAATCAGTTAAAGCTGGTAGGGGTTACCGGCACCAACGGTAAAACTACCATTGCTACTTTATTATATAAGCTATTCAGGGATCTGGGGTATAAATGCGGTTTACTATCAACTGTTGAAAACCAAATAAACGGGAAAGTTACCCCGGCTACCCATACCACGCCCGACCCGGTAGCGCTGAATAGCCTGCTGGCAGATATGGTAGCACAGGGTTGCGACTACTGCTTTATGGAAGTAAGCTCGCACGCGATAGCCCAGCACAGAATTGAAGGCCTGACCTTCTCGGGCGGTATATTCTCTAACCTGACGCACGACCATTTGGATTATCACAAAACATTTGATGCTTATTTAAAAGCTAAGAAAATGTTTTTTGATACACTGCCAAAGTCAGCTTTTGCACTTACCAATGTCGACGATAAGAACGGCAACGTAATGCTGCAAAATACTAAGGCCCATAAAAAAAGCTACGGCCTTAAAAACATGGCCGATTATAAGGTTAAGATACTGGAGAACGGCTTTAATGGGCTGTTGCTGAATATTGACGGCGAAGAGGTTTGGTTTAAGCTGGTGGGCAACTTTAACGCTTATAACCTGCTGGCGGTTTACGCTGCAGCCATGCTGCTGGAACAGGATAAATCGAAAGTGCTGATAAGCCTGAGCAAACTGAGTGGCGCCGAAGGCAGGTTTGATGCCCTGGTATCTCCAAATAAGGTAATTGGTATTGTGGATTACGCCCATACCCCCGATGCCGTACAAAATGTGCTGACCACTATTCATGATCTGCGTAAAGGTACTGAACAGGTGATCACTATCATCGGTTGCGGCGGCGACCGCGACCGTACCAAGCGCCCGGTAATGGCAGCCATGGCCTGCGAGTGGAGCGACAAGGTGATCCTTACATCGGATAACCCGCGCTCGGAAGACCCGGCTGAGATCATCAAAGAAATGGAAGCGGGTGTGAATGCAACCAACCGCAAAAAAACCATCAGTATAGTCGATCGCCGCGAGGCCATCAAAACCGCCTGTCACCTGGCACAACCCGGAGATATTATCCTGGTAGCCGGTAAAGGGCACGAGAAATACCAGGAGATAAAAGGGGTGAGGAACCATTTTGATGATAGAGAGGAATTGCAGGAGCAATTCAAATTGATGAATGAATAG
- the rsmH gene encoding 16S rRNA (cytosine(1402)-N(4))-methyltransferase RsmH: MSNYHTPVMLQECIEALNIKPNGTYVDVTFGGGGHSREIMKHLGAGGRLLAFDQDADAQQNVINDGRFVFVDQNFRYLKNFCRLHDAIPVDGILADLGVSSFQFDQAERGFSIRFDAELDMRMNQASELSAKEVVNNYAEADLHRIFGMYGEIQNSKSLAKTIVTARLNAPINTVDDLKNAIQNLIPRGKENKYLAQVFQALRIEVNQELEALKDFLVQSAEVLVSGGRLVVMSYHSLEDRLVKNFIAKGKFSGEVVKDLYGNDQKPLDAVSRGAIVATEEEIQLNNRARSAKLRIAVKK; encoded by the coding sequence ATGAGTAATTATCATACCCCGGTTATGCTGCAGGAGTGCATTGAGGCGCTGAATATTAAACCCAACGGTACTTACGTAGATGTCACCTTTGGTGGGGGCGGTCACTCGCGCGAGATAATGAAGCATCTGGGCGCTGGTGGCAGGTTGCTGGCTTTTGACCAGGATGCCGATGCGCAGCAGAATGTTATAAATGATGGCCGTTTTGTATTTGTGGATCAGAATTTCAGGTACTTGAAAAACTTTTGCCGCCTGCATGATGCTATCCCGGTGGATGGCATACTGGCCGATCTGGGGGTTTCTTCTTTTCAGTTTGACCAGGCCGAGCGGGGCTTTTCTATCCGTTTTGACGCCGAATTGGATATGCGCATGAACCAGGCATCGGAACTAAGCGCTAAGGAAGTAGTAAATAATTACGCTGAGGCCGACCTGCACCGCATTTTTGGTATGTATGGCGAGATTCAAAATTCAAAATCACTGGCTAAAACCATAGTTACTGCCAGGCTTAACGCGCCGATAAATACCGTGGACGATTTGAAGAACGCCATCCAAAACCTGATCCCGCGCGGTAAAGAAAATAAATATCTGGCGCAGGTTTTTCAGGCGCTGCGTATAGAAGTGAACCAGGAATTGGAAGCGCTGAAAGATTTCCTGGTACAATCGGCAGAAGTACTGGTGTCTGGCGGCCGATTGGTAGTTATGAGCTACCACTCGCTGGAGGACAGGCTGGTGAAAAACTTTATTGCCAAAGGAAAATTTAGCGGCGAGGTAGTGAAAGACCTGTATGGTAACGACCAAAAACCACTGGATGCGGTTAGTCGCGGCGCAATAGTGGCAACCGAAGAAGAGATACAATTAAATAACCGTGCACGCAGTGCCAAATTAAGAATAGCTGTAAAGAAATGA
- a CDS encoding penicillin-binding protein: MNIRANILLRVYIAFGLILLFAFAVMIQLCRVQFVQGKKWRAMADSLSTRYVNVEASRGNIMALDGSLLATSVPEYELHMDMFAAGIESDKNFNLKIDSLAMKLSTYFGDHSARDYSRVLRDARKDSSRYQLIRRKVTYQQLKEIRKFPIFNLGKYKGGLIVVQKNKRILPFRELAARTIGYKNENIKNPVGLEGAYADYINGESGKRLMQRIAGGIWMPVNDEDEVAAKDGADIMSTIDVNFQDLAQKALKKQLDSTQADFGTVVLMEVATGEVRAIANYTRTKDGQYQERMNYAIAQSAEPGSTFKLASYMAMLDDHKIDTSSKIDAAHGRFEVINPRNGKVVLHIRDAEDPGSILSAKRAFEESSNVAVARFVYGAYHNNPQDFIDKLYSFHLNEKARLQIPGEGKPRIKTTHSVDWNKLQSLWQIAYGYESKLTPLQMLTFYNSVANDGKMIAPIFVREIRRMGNPIEQFHARVINPKVCSDETLAKVKGMLEGVVLEGTGKLVIKNKQYSVAGKTGTAQIANGSLGYGAKDAHQASFCGYFPADKPKYSMIVVISNPRVGSHLAAWVAGPVFRKIADRVYARDLSIHHTAPVVEQHLVGNTQPPKIKGGDYKAVKQVFAKLGVKPLYASVAAPSTGADTSAGIVFEDAKYKKGTVPDVTGMGLSDAMYILGNAGYKVNAKGSGVVLKQSATVGSAMPKGSTITIELE, from the coding sequence ATGAACATCAGGGCCAACATATTATTACGTGTATATATCGCATTTGGGCTAATATTATTATTTGCCTTTGCAGTAATGATACAGCTTTGCCGTGTGCAGTTTGTGCAAGGCAAAAAATGGCGTGCTATGGCCGATAGTTTAAGCACCCGCTATGTAAATGTAGAAGCATCGCGCGGTAATATTATGGCGTTGGATGGCAGTCTGCTGGCTACATCGGTACCGGAATATGAGCTGCACATGGATATGTTTGCCGCCGGAATTGAAAGTGATAAGAACTTTAACCTGAAGATAGATTCGCTGGCTATGAAGCTGTCGACTTACTTTGGCGACCATTCGGCCCGCGATTATTCACGCGTACTTCGCGATGCGCGTAAGGATAGTTCGCGTTATCAGTTAATTCGCCGCAAGGTAACTTATCAGCAGTTAAAGGAGATCAGAAAATTCCCAATTTTTAACCTGGGTAAATATAAGGGCGGCTTAATTGTGGTGCAGAAGAATAAACGCATCTTGCCGTTCCGCGAACTGGCTGCCCGTACCATTGGTTATAAAAACGAAAATATTAAAAACCCGGTAGGGTTAGAGGGTGCTTACGCGGATTATATTAACGGCGAAAGCGGTAAACGCCTGATGCAGCGTATTGCAGGTGGTATATGGATGCCGGTGAACGATGAGGACGAAGTAGCGGCTAAAGATGGCGCCGATATCATGTCGACCATAGATGTGAACTTCCAGGACCTGGCGCAGAAAGCCTTGAAAAAGCAACTGGATTCCACCCAGGCCGATTTTGGTACCGTGGTATTAATGGAAGTGGCTACCGGCGAGGTGCGTGCCATTGCCAACTATACCCGCACTAAAGATGGGCAGTACCAGGAGCGGATGAATTACGCTATAGCGCAATCGGCAGAACCGGGCTCAACCTTTAAGCTGGCATCGTACATGGCTATGCTGGATGATCATAAAATAGATACCAGCAGTAAAATTGATGCAGCACACGGCCGTTTTGAGGTGATTAATCCGCGTAATGGTAAAGTGGTGTTACATATTAGGGACGCTGAAGATCCGGGAAGTATACTGAGTGCTAAACGCGCCTTCGAGGAATCATCAAACGTGGCGGTAGCACGCTTTGTATATGGCGCTTATCATAACAATCCGCAGGATTTTATTGATAAGTTGTACAGCTTTCATTTGAACGAAAAAGCCCGCCTGCAAATTCCCGGCGAAGGTAAACCGCGTATCAAAACCACCCATTCGGTTGATTGGAATAAACTGCAATCGTTATGGCAGATAGCTTATGGTTACGAATCAAAGCTGACGCCTTTGCAAATGCTTACCTTTTATAATTCGGTGGCAAATGACGGAAAGATGATAGCGCCGATTTTTGTGCGTGAAATTCGCCGCATGGGTAATCCTATCGAACAATTCCATGCCAGGGTTATCAACCCTAAAGTATGTTCGGACGAGACGTTGGCTAAAGTAAAAGGTATGTTGGAAGGCGTGGTGCTGGAAGGCACCGGTAAGCTTGTTATTAAAAACAAACAATATAGCGTAGCCGGTAAAACAGGTACGGCGCAAATAGCAAACGGATCATTAGGGTACGGCGCAAAGGATGCCCACCAGGCATCATTCTGTGGGTATTTCCCGGCTGATAAACCAAAGTATTCGATGATCGTGGTAATCAGTAATCCCCGTGTAGGCTCTCATTTGGCAGCCTGGGTAGCCGGTCCGGTATTCAGAAAAATAGCCGACCGTGTTTATGCGCGCGATCTGTCTATACATCACACAGCACCGGTTGTTGAACAACACCTGGTTGGTAATACCCAGCCGCCAAAAATTAAAGGCGGCGATTATAAAGCTGTAAAACAAGTGTTTGCGAAGCTGGGCGTTAAGCCGCTGTATGCTTCGGTTGCGGCGCCATCAACAGGTGCCGATACCAGTGCTGGTATTGTATTTGAGGATGCTAAGTATAAAAAAGGTACCGTGCCGGATGTTACCGGGATGGGCCTGAGCGATGCCATGTATATACTGGGCAACGCGGGATATAAAGTGAATGCAAAGGGCAGCGGTGTGGTGCTTAAACAATCGGCAACGGTTGGTAGTGCAATGCCTAAAGGATCAACCATAACGATAGAGTTGGAATGA
- the mraY gene encoding phospho-N-acetylmuramoyl-pentapeptide-transferase, with translation MLYYLFSYLNKNYNIPGAGVFQYITFRTAMAVIVSLLITTVYGRRLIDYLRFKQVGETVRNLGLEGQMQKAGTPTMGGLIILLGILVPTLLFAKLDNIYIILMLVTTVWLGAIGFLDDYIKVFKKNKEGLAGKFKIIGQVGLALIIGWTMYFHNDITIRQEVKLPVKYDVPVYYHLKNDKPVYTQDIKSPKTTIPFYKNNEFDYSKVVKFLGHGYERYTLIVFLFFTIIIITFISNGANITDGIDGLATGTSAIIGITLAILAYVSSNIVMSEYLNIMYIPNSGELVVFAGAFVGACVGFLWYNSYPAQVFMGDTGSLAIGGIIAVFAIMIRKELLLPVLCGVFVVENISVMLQVGWFKLTKKRFGEGRRIFLMAPLHHHYQKKGFHEAKIVTRFWILCIMLAILTVITLKLR, from the coding sequence ATGCTATATTACCTGTTTAGCTATCTGAATAAAAACTATAATATTCCCGGGGCGGGGGTGTTTCAGTACATCACGTTCCGTACGGCTATGGCGGTTATTGTATCGTTGCTTATTACCACGGTATACGGTCGCAGGCTGATAGATTACCTGCGTTTTAAACAAGTGGGCGAAACGGTGCGTAACCTGGGACTGGAAGGCCAGATGCAAAAAGCAGGTACACCTACCATGGGCGGTTTGATCATATTGTTGGGTATACTGGTGCCAACGTTGTTATTTGCCAAGCTGGATAATATCTATATCATCCTGATGCTGGTGACCACGGTTTGGCTGGGCGCTATCGGTTTTCTGGACGATTACATTAAAGTATTTAAAAAGAACAAGGAAGGATTAGCGGGCAAGTTTAAAATTATAGGTCAGGTTGGTTTAGCCTTAATTATTGGCTGGACAATGTATTTCCATAACGATATCACTATTCGCCAGGAAGTAAAATTACCGGTAAAGTACGATGTCCCGGTTTATTACCACTTGAAAAACGATAAGCCGGTTTATACGCAGGATATTAAATCACCAAAAACAACTATCCCCTTCTATAAAAACAACGAGTTTGATTATAGTAAAGTAGTGAAGTTTTTGGGGCATGGCTACGAGCGTTATACACTTATTGTATTTCTATTTTTTACCATCATCATTATCACATTTATATCAAACGGGGCAAATATTACAGATGGTATTGATGGATTGGCGACCGGGACATCGGCTATTATAGGCATCACACTGGCTATACTGGCCTACGTGTCAAGTAACATCGTAATGTCAGAATACCTGAATATTATGTATATCCCTAACTCGGGCGAACTGGTGGTTTTTGCAGGGGCATTTGTTGGTGCTTGTGTAGGTTTCCTTTGGTACAATTCGTATCCGGCCCAGGTGTTTATGGGCGATACAGGTAGTTTGGCCATAGGAGGTATCATCGCGGTATTCGCTATCATGATCCGTAAAGAATTATTGTTGCCGGTATTGTGCGGCGTGTTTGTAGTAGAAAATATTTCAGTAATGCTGCAGGTAGGCTGGTTTAAGCTGACAAAGAAAAGATTTGGCGAGGGCCGCCGCATTTTCCTGATGGCGCCACTACATCACCATTATCAAAAAAAGGGCTTTCATGAAGCGAAGATCGTAACGCGCTTCTGGATACTCTGCATTATGCTGGCCATTTTGACCGTAATAACATTGAAATTGAGGTAG
- a CDS encoding four helix bundle protein translates to MANQLFRSGTSVGANVKEAQGAESKDDFRHKCKLAYKEAEETEYWLMICKHAKNYPFDPIMLYDIQAIIKVLGKIISSTKK, encoded by the coding sequence ATGGCAAACCAATTATTCAGAAGCGGAACATCGGTTGGTGCCAATGTTAAGGAAGCACAAGGAGCAGAGAGCAAAGATGATTTCAGACATAAGTGCAAGCTGGCTTACAAGGAAGCAGAGGAAACCGAATATTGGTTAATGATTTGCAAGCACGCAAAGAACTATCCATTTGATCCGATTATGCTTTATGATATACAGGCCATAATAAAAGTATTAGGGAAGATAATTTCATCAACAAAAAAATAA
- a CDS encoding FtsL-like putative cell division protein: MSNRLRTEIQEEEANEAVVEESPKQEIPENWFTTFLSKGVISTETATSALPFVLFLAFLGMIYIGNMHMAEKNIRDIDKLSKEVKELSWDYKTTKADLAFKSTLTEVIKRADTLGLKEPIAPPQKIVVKEDVQQ, encoded by the coding sequence ATGAGCAACCGTTTACGCACAGAAATTCAGGAGGAGGAAGCTAATGAAGCAGTAGTTGAGGAAAGCCCTAAACAGGAGATCCCCGAAAACTGGTTCACTACTTTTTTAAGCAAAGGAGTCATCTCAACCGAGACGGCTACCAGCGCGCTGCCTTTTGTTTTGTTTCTGGCGTTTTTGGGGATGATATACATCGGCAATATGCACATGGCCGAAAAGAACATCCGCGACATTGATAAGCTAAGCAAAGAAGTAAAAGAATTAAGCTGGGATTATAAAACCACTAAAGCCGACCTGGCCTTTAAAAGCACCCTAACCGAGGTGATTAAACGTGCCGATACCCTTGGCTTAAAAGAACCCATTGCGCCGCCGCAAAAAATAGTAGTAAAGGAGGATGTGCAACAATGA
- a CDS encoding PAS domain S-box protein has translation MLDKLSVSVKLYLLLFIIAVGLVGLGLYGISDAKRMDKNTHSLYADRILPIQLLSDIQLTYISSVLLIPQKVNNHLLAYMAANEELQKSCIIIDSNWRAYKRTYLTPQEALLVRQTDKVKQQTDHACADLGRILIQKDALALNKFIQKQATASKDPFLINLRQLMNLQVQVGREILKSNNAIYHITSKRSILLIAISLIIALFISFYIIRHIKGLIDNILNNSHQISESEEKYRSLFEQASDAIYVNNLKGDFTQVNESMCKMVGYSREELLTMNVRDLLNEELLQLNPLVYAYAEPGTSIKGERKFVHKNGTVIDIEINGKKFTDNRVLVIFRDISERKRMEAEFRNAEIKFRTLADKSMVGVYIVQNGKFIYVNPRFAEVFGYEPHELISTCPVEEIIHPLYRAIATENVRARLQNEKESVHYEAMGQKKDGNANWVEFYGSRAILEGEPTIVGTMVDITERKKAEEELRASEQKYKLLFESSPVPLWIVAKDDLRVIVANAAAARLFGYTQAELRQMDVRKLRQKSNWEKLLNNYREDITVAKDFGVIEHIKKDGTTIWVDVSAQDIIFEDRLVRLSSTNDVTEQLIAQEQLKKTEANLQTILNNTDTAYALLNADLDILEYNNKALTLAQREFNFDPQGKRKLFDSMTEERRAQFLDHIADVFKGNTISYEVNYPQAENKNCWYYIRMSPIADKDGKILGLVLAIDDITERKEAEQSLQLAYERIKEHIEFTKEIIWKQSHILRSPLANLKGLITILRADPSDKEVLSHIETEFERMDTVLKQMANDAAKR, from the coding sequence ATGTTAGATAAATTGAGTGTTTCTGTAAAGCTATACTTGTTGCTTTTTATAATAGCAGTGGGCTTAGTTGGATTGGGCCTCTATGGTATCAGTGATGCAAAGAGGATGGATAAAAACACACATTCGCTTTATGCTGATCGTATTTTACCTATTCAATTATTATCTGATATACAGCTCACTTATATCTCCAGTGTGTTGCTAATCCCCCAAAAGGTCAATAATCACCTGCTTGCTTACATGGCCGCTAATGAGGAACTTCAAAAATCGTGTATAATTATAGACTCAAACTGGCGGGCCTATAAACGAACATACCTAACACCGCAAGAAGCGCTTTTGGTTAGGCAGACTGACAAAGTAAAACAACAAACAGACCATGCGTGCGCCGACCTGGGAAGAATTTTAATTCAAAAAGATGCCCTTGCGCTTAATAAGTTTATTCAAAAACAAGCAACAGCTAGTAAAGACCCGTTTTTGATTAACCTGCGACAGTTAATGAACTTACAAGTGCAGGTTGGCCGGGAAATATTAAAAAGCAACAACGCTATTTATCATATTACTTCCAAAAGATCCATCCTTTTAATTGCAATTTCTTTAATAATTGCCTTATTCATTTCATTTTATATCATCAGGCATATTAAGGGTTTGATAGATAATATTTTAAATAATAGCCATCAGATAAGCGAGAGTGAAGAAAAATACCGCTCGTTGTTTGAGCAAGCATCAGATGCCATTTACGTAAATAATTTAAAGGGCGATTTTACGCAAGTGAACGAGAGTATGTGTAAAATGGTAGGCTATAGCCGGGAGGAGTTGTTGACCATGAATGTGCGGGATCTGCTTAATGAAGAATTACTGCAGCTTAATCCACTGGTTTATGCTTATGCCGAGCCTGGCACATCAATAAAAGGAGAGCGAAAATTTGTTCACAAAAACGGGACGGTTATTGATATTGAAATTAACGGCAAAAAATTTACAGATAACCGTGTCCTGGTTATCTTTCGTGATATTTCTGAACGGAAAAGGATGGAGGCAGAGTTTAGGAATGCCGAGATCAAATTCCGTACCCTGGCCGATAAATCCATGGTGGGGGTGTACATTGTACAAAACGGGAAATTTATTTACGTGAACCCGCGATTTGCAGAAGTATTTGGTTATGAGCCGCATGAACTGATAAGCACTTGCCCGGTTGAAGAAATTATCCATCCTCTGTATCGTGCTATTGCAACTGAAAATGTGCGCGCCCGGTTGCAAAATGAAAAGGAAAGTGTGCATTATGAAGCCATGGGGCAAAAAAAGGATGGAAATGCAAACTGGGTTGAGTTTTACGGAAGCAGGGCTATATTGGAAGGAGAGCCAACAATTGTTGGTACGATGGTGGACATTACCGAACGAAAAAAAGCAGAGGAGGAACTTAGGGCATCTGAACAAAAATACAAGTTGCTTTTTGAAAGTAGCCCTGTGCCTTTATGGATAGTAGCTAAAGATGATTTGCGGGTAATTGTTGCCAACGCTGCAGCTGCCAGGCTTTTTGGATACACACAAGCCGAATTGCGCCAAATGGACGTTAGAAAATTACGGCAAAAATCAAATTGGGAAAAACTATTGAATAATTATCGGGAAGATATCACCGTAGCAAAAGACTTTGGTGTTATAGAGCATATTAAAAAAGACGGCACCACTATTTGGGTTGATGTTAGTGCCCAGGATATCATATTTGAAGACAGATTGGTTAGACTTTCATCAACCAATGATGTAACCGAGCAGCTGATAGCACAAGAGCAACTGAAAAAGACAGAAGCTAACTTGCAGACCATTTTAAACAATACGGATACCGCTTATGCTTTGTTAAACGCTGATCTGGATATATTGGAATATAATAACAAAGCACTGACGCTTGCGCAAAGAGAATTTAATTTCGATCCACAGGGAAAAAGAAAGTTATTCGATTCAATGACCGAAGAGCGGCGCGCGCAGTTTTTGGATCATATTGCCGATGTGTTTAAGGGGAATACAATTAGTTATGAAGTAAACTATCCACAAGCCGAAAATAAAAATTGCTGGTACTATATCAGGATGTCGCCAATTGCGGATAAAGATGGTAAGATATTAGGGCTGGTATTAGCTATTGATGATATTACAGAGCGAAAAGAAGCCGAGCAAAGTTTGCAGTTGGCATACGAACGGATAAAAGAGCATATCGAATTTACTAAGGAGATCATTTGGAAACAATCGCACATTTTAAGAAGCCCTTTAGCTAATTTAAAAGGTTTAATAACCATCCTTCGTGCAGACCCGAGTGATAAAGAGGTCTTAAGTCATATCGAAACAGAATTTGAACGAATGGATACTGTTTTAAAACAAATGGCTAATGATGCAGCGAAACGATAA
- a CDS encoding GIN domain-containing protein has product MKTNILTIAALFIIATIIAAPASAATKKDHSGTVITEAANFNKIEVRGNVEVYLTNGDANSVKALNNYYGESALVQNQNGTLRISSYSKDALVVYVTAADLRALSVYDNAIVKTGKDFSTIDLDVNLFDNASATLDLEAYNANITVNDRAKANLTGNVANCDMQINQSSTLNSTNFVAEHITKKVNGREVAVKSNQELAII; this is encoded by the coding sequence ATGAAAACAAATATTTTAACAATCGCAGCTTTGTTTATTATAGCAACAATTATAGCAGCACCAGCATCGGCTGCAACAAAAAAAGATCACTCAGGTACCGTAATTACGGAGGCCGCCAACTTTAATAAAATTGAAGTTCGTGGCAACGTAGAGGTGTACTTAACCAATGGCGATGCCAATTCGGTTAAAGCTTTAAACAATTATTATGGTGAAAGCGCCTTGGTGCAAAATCAAAATGGCACCCTGCGTATTTCTTCTTACAGCAAAGACGCTTTGGTTGTTTATGTAACCGCTGCCGATTTGCGTGCACTGTCGGTTTATGACAACGCAATTGTTAAAACCGGTAAGGATTTCTCGACTATCGATCTTGATGTTAACCTGTTTGATAATGCTTCTGCAACTTTAGATCTGGAAGCTTATAATGCTAACATTACTGTAAACGACCGCGCTAAAGCAAACTTAACCGGTAATGTTGCCAATTGCGACATGCAGATTAATCAATCATCAACTTTAAACAGCACTAATTTTGTTGCCGAGCATATTACTAAAAAAGTAAACGGACGCGAAGTTGCTGTAAAGAGCAACCAGGAACTGGCTATTATCTAA